From the Trifolium pratense cultivar HEN17-A07 linkage group LG4, ARS_RC_1.1, whole genome shotgun sequence genome, the window aaGTAACTAAAGCTAAGCCTCATCATCCAacacatcatcttcatcatccatcacataattttcattagtatCCATCTCATAATTTTCATTATCACCTCTTCCAAGTTGACCCGGAGAGTTTTGATTAATACTAGGCACAAACCTTCCAAAAATCTGCTCCCAATGCTCCATCTTTTGTTTTAACGTTTCTTGTTCAAGATTCTTTTGCTCAAGTTCAACGGTTAATGCTTCAATCTTAGCCTCCATAGCAGCAACTTTATCTGACTGTACCACATCAGTAGAAATTGAAGtagaaaatttcaaagattCTTTGATAGTGGCAGCTTGAGATCCCAATCCAAATATGTGTCCCTTCTTGTTAATGCCTCCAACAACTTCCATGTATATACTATCATCAGATTGTTGGTTACTACCCTCACCTATTTGAGAATTTCTCTCAAACAATTTAGTTTGGTAACTTTCCTGAAAAATTGTGACTattagtatatattatttacatTGCTAAAAGTTACAACTTAAACAAGATTAGTTTATACGTACAGCTATCAGAGCTTGTTCTTTGTTAAACCACTCATTTGATTTTTCCTTTGGTTTATGCATTCTCTTTTAAACCTCAAAACAGGTTGGCTCTCTATTCAATTCCATCCTCTAAAACAATAACCAGCATAAATTTAGTATAAtctatttaaattgaaattcaCTAAAGCATATTTACTACTAACCATTTTTTTGGCATGTTCTCTAGCAAAAATGAATCCTCCACTGTGCACATTATGTCCAGCTTGAGACTTTCTGTTTTGTGTATTAATCTTAGAAATATTTTGCCACTTTTCACCTTTCCATTGATCCGTCAATTCTTTTAACTTGTCTTCATCAATCCATTCACCTTTATCTTTACCGCTACGAACCTTGAACAAAGCATTTTTCAGGGCCAATGTTCCCCTACTATTAAAGCTTTTTTTAATGCTAGCTTCATCCTTTTCAAGCCATTTGTATTTGGCCTACAAACAAACAATACAAATAGTAGTGTAATTTCAGTTGCAAACAcaacctgtttttttttttttttaattgcaaatagatttattaataaAAGGCACAAAAAATTCACAAGGAGTACATATCGGCCACATAGTACAACAGGAAAGCAAAGCCAACATATAGTAGTTTGTCATATTGTTTAGTAGATGAacgttttttttaattgtctTGCAGAAAGTTCAGGAAGAGGAGATTCTGTTACAGAGTCCAGCCATGGTGTGACAGAGGACAAAAAGATTTTTTCTAACTTAACTCTAATTTCTATTGGCAGGAAATGAAAGAGCAAGGTGTGACAGAGGACAGATTAGTGCTTCTTAAGGGTGTTAGTGGCGCATTCAGGCCTGGTGTTCTTAAGACATTTCATACAAGGACAATAAAACCTTCCGTTGTTATTAGGAAGATTTTCAAAAGCAAATTGTATAAACTTGTTCACTCCTTCCTTATACTCTCCACTCAAACGGTTAGAATTCATCCAACTACGATCCATAACTACTAAAACAGCAAGAA encodes:
- the LOC123924399 gene encoding uncharacterized protein LOC123924399, whose protein sequence is MHKPKEKSNEWFNKEQALIAESYQTKLFERNSQIGEGSNQQSDDSIYMEVVGGINKKGHIFGLGSQAATIKESLKFSTSISTDVVQSDKVAAMEAKIEALTVELEQKNLEQETLKQKMEHWEQIFGRFVPSINQNSPGQLGRGDNENYEMDTNENYVMDDEDDVLDDEA